The Astyanax mexicanus isolate ESR-SI-001 chromosome 21, AstMex3_surface, whole genome shotgun sequence genome contains the following window.
AGCCTATCAGAACCAACAGAACAGTATTTCATTCACCGTCTGATTTTATACTTAATAATctactgtcctctctctctctcagactctggctgctgatggagaaacagcatgatctactgtactctctctctctctcagactccggctgctgatggagaaacagcatgatctactgtactctctctctctctctctctctctctctctctcagactctggctgccgATTCTGGAGAAGCAGCACTTGGATTAAACTTGGATGATtgtttttcaaactatttttcgaagtaatttttttGATGGACAACCTATAACCCCTGTATCAGGTGTGTTGATTTCAGCAGTAATGTGATCACACCTGCTCTTGTAGCTTCTCTAGCTACACGCTTGTAGGTGAATGCTGTAAAGAATAGCCTCATCTTCTCAACCGAAACCTTCTGGGTCCTCAGGATTGGCATGTAGTACTTCAGGAACCTCTTCTTTAATGACTTTAACACAAAAGGacaaatatttataaaacacacacaaaaaacagatgGAGAATTAAGCTTACAAAAACATTAGACATACGTTAAGGAAGGAGTGGACAGTCCTCAACATTTGAACAAATcaaatctaaaaacaaagaaaaaataaattatcagGTTAACTTACTGTGCCAAATGAGGCCCAGAAGTCTTGTTTGAGGTAGAGAGACAGGCCTCCCAGCTGTTCCAAAGTCTGTTGCGTCCAAACTGAGGGAATACTGAACACAGAATGATGTTTATGAGACTTAAAGTTCTATAAAACAGTGAATCAGTTATATTGGTTATTTCGACTGTATTGCGGTTTAcgatcccggacgagcccccaattCTCTCACGGCCTGGTCTCTGGCCATAAATGAGTGGAGCCCCTCTCCAGGGTGATATTCTGATTTTCTCTACAAACCTGCTGGGTATTGGGGCATTACTTTTGTTTTTAAGTTGTATTTAAGTTGTATTTAAGCCTGTTGCAACGTGAGAttacttattattactattgAACAGTTATGATTATTAccattattagtgtgattgcagtatgcagtACTGTTGTTAAgtcgtgtgtgtatatatatatatatatatacacacacacctctggcTGCATTTTTTCGTTCCAACTCTAAAATGTGTGAAATGCTCGGAAATAGTGGGCTTctatacagctttttgattggaCATACAGTTTTCTCAAAAATTCCATTAATATTACAATTTTTGTAGATTAAGAATGAAAAGGGAGCAACaggtgaatgttaacatgtgttcaataaaatcatgcaaacttataatatttttgtgtggttttagtttaagcagactgtgtttgtctgttgttgtgacttagataaagatcagaactcATTTAATGagaatttatgcagaaattcaagtataatcccaaaggattcacatacgtTTTCTTGCAGCTGTCTAAGCATTCCCACAGAAACATTACAATTTAATTGAGAAATTATCCTACGCATGATATTAATGTTGTTGTTCTTACCCGTATGAAGTACTTCCACTCGTGAGCAGCTTCTGTACAGCCGTGACCTGAGCAGAAGAAAGATCTGTACAGTTCTTCAGGTACTCCAGGATGCTCGGGTCAGAGTTCTGGATGTAGGCGGCGTCCAGCGTGCAGATCATATTACCCAGAACCCCCACCTGATCCTTGGTCAGCTTATACCCAGATATACCCTAAAGGAACACAAAGCATGTATAAGAGACAATCTGCAGTAAATGCATTTTAAACTAGAACATTACAGAACGTAGAAGCTTAATTCTAAGGAATGATTTAACTAACCCTGAagaaaaagacattttaaagaaaaaggccattctatttcttctttttcttttttaggtaTTGAAAAAGGAGGTAAAACagagcagaaaaagaaaagagagggaagtcttttgaattttttttttttacttaaaagttTATTTCCTAAAGGTATGAATGAGGATTTTATGACATTGGCTGTGTTTCCATTGGTTGTTTTGTTATCATGTTtgttttaaaagctggaatgGTATTCaattttgtcttttaaccctgattgAAGCCTAAGTGCCAAAACATgttggttatttttgtatctCTTACAAAATCGGATATTATCCATTCAAcaagtgctactttttttttttttttttactatttttttgatCTGTGAATGTATTGCCAGACACCTTGTTGTGCTGTTGCACTAGATCCATCCGCTTCTAAAACTATGGATGAATAGAAGCTGCTTAAAATGTCCTGTAGAGATTCTTCTGTCTGTCAACTAGGCAAAATGTATTGGAGAGCCCTGTAGATGCAAGACTAAAAGTCTAGAAATCTAGAAGTAACCTCTCTTCAAGaggttttttataggacagccatcttgtggaaaaaaaatacCTAGAGTCTAATCTAACCACACCTGTAATTGTTTATATATCTACCTAAGACAGAACAGAACGCAGAGTTCTGCAGTAATCTGGAGTGTGGTATTTTtaaataagtgtatatatttaaaagaaggcCATTCTCTGTTTATGGTAGTGTGTTTATAATTGATTTACAAGGGTGTGGATTGAGTTTAAGCTAAGGGCTAGAATTTCAGAAAGGTTTATGGGCAAAGGTTTGGGGTTATTTGAGGGCAGGGGTTTGGGGTTATAGGTATGCGTTAGGAAAAGAGGGTCTGGGCCAAAGGTTTGTATTGGGTTCAAGCTGAGGGCTACAATTTGTAAAGTCAAAAATTACTTAATTAGGTGTTTAGGGGAAATTTCAGTTTTATCCTGCCAGTGGAAGAACCAAATTATTCTGTGGAATTGTTTAAAGATCCTTTTGCAGCATCGTTCTTGTAAGAGAGATTCAGCTTTTAAGGCCTTGTACATTCTCTGGTTGCATTTTTACAGTTTGTGTTCTAAGATGCTCTTGGTTAAAGTGTCTAAATTAATGATACTGTGCAGTGCATGCATAGATGTGTATTTTACCAGGCAGTTCTGAGCGTTGCTGAATAAGACGGACTGTTTGTTGAGAACGCTGGAAAGAACCGAGAAATCGGCAGAACCCAGAGCACTGAAGTACGACCTGCAGCTTCCCGTCTGAACCTTATCATAACTACAATATACAAAAGTATACATTTATTACTGTATTCATGCTGAAGGACTTTATTACTGAAGTCCCCCTTGAAACCAGTTAAGACAACAATTAATTGACACCAAACTTGTATACAACTCTATACTCTATTTCAGTCTACATAACAAAAGTCTTTTTAACACATACTTGTAGTAGAGCAGCATGTCGGAAGGTAAATCAGCAAAGGCAAGACTTGTGTCGTCTTTAATCATGTTGTACATCAAGGTCAGCtgcaacaaacaaaacaaacatagaAGTTAAGTGAAATTAAGCTTTAAActcacttacagctctggaaaaaagataagtgatcacttaaaaatgatgagtttctttgactttttccaaactgaaaacctctggaatataatcaagaggaagatggatgatcacaaaccatcaaaccaccaaactgaactgtttgaatttttgcaccaggagtaaagcagcataaagttatccaaaagcagtgtgtaagactggtggaggaggacatgatgccaagatgcatgaaattaaaactgtgattaaaaaccaggattattccaccaaatattgatttctgaactcttaaaactttatgaatatgaacttctgtaaataaatgctctaaatgagaatatttttatttgtaatttgggagaaatgttgtctgtagtttatagaataaaacaacaatgttcattttactcaaacataaacctataaatagcaaaatcagagaaactgattcagaaactaaagctcACCATTTTTCCTAGAGTACAGAGCTTTAATAATTACGTCACCATTAATTACATCCAGCATTCTGTCCAATGCGAACACCCAAGTATTGTAGTTAGCGTCAGCATCGTCTAAAGGTTCAACAAAGTTTGATAAatctaacattttaaatattttcatgCAATAAATAGCTAATTTCtctgtaaaaatgtattactgtACTGACGATTTCAGCAGAGAATTAAACCAAGCCCCCTCTGTGTGGGTCCAAACTTGTGTGTTAGTCCCACCCTGTGAAACCCAAGTCCTCCTAATGAAACAAGACAGTGTCCGCCCACACTGCACTGTGCCCCGCCCACACAACATGGTGCCCAGCCCACAGCGCACTGTGCACTGCCCACAAAGCACTTTGCATGCAAGATGGCAGGACACAATTTTCAGCAAATTTTTCTTCCACCAAAAACGCCAAGcaacaaataaatgtaaattgtaaACAATAAGTGTAAATTGATATTCTGAGACAAACCACTGGTCAAAACATTTTGAtgtttagctgtgatgctaacagctggcctcatcgtttcttaaagtattttgtctttacttacctgagtagttcttgcttcatTACTCaagtattcactattcactgtgtacctgtaactctacctctccactactttactttaactgatgctctcaaacactttattaagagacaagaaattcaagtaattaactcttgatgagttcagcacagctgttaactgaaagcctgaattccaggtgactgtatATCTGTGTTTACCTGAGACTCTTTCAGGACGACCTTGCTCCTGCCTGAACGTGGTCTACAGGCTTTCACCAGCTGTTTGATCTTCTGGACTGACAGAGTCTTAATTGAGCTGGCGGTGAATCCCTGCAGTACTGACTCTGAGAGGCTGCAGGGggagacaaaaacacacaattaCCACCTGAACACCTGCGTTTCCCAGCATTAAACTGGCTCTGTCAGTCAGCACTATGGTGTTTGTGTTTAACTCACTCTTCCAAATTGCCAAAACTGCTAGCCACCTGGCTCATAAACAGCACGGCCTATTTCCGGAAGAAAAGCAGAGAacagatattaagatattaaaaatattaacagaTTAATTGATCTACACATTCCATTAAATCTGAGCTGGACTACACTGAATACATAAATATTGTTACCTGTTCTGGTctccagatttttttgtttagGAGTTGAACATTGAGAGAGCTGAAGGATGTCAGCAACACAGATGGAATATACGACGCCAGCTTGTCCGGAACGTTGTCCAGGATTTTGAGCGGATCTGCAGAGACGATCTAGAATAGGAAAACAAGCGCTTAAAAATACCTAAAAGAGCTGAAATATTTCAGGCTGGCATTTGCTTCAATATCACACACATGCTATGGATTAGTTTGCTAAGAAGTTACACTGTTGTTTCAAGTTTCACAATGACTGGATCAATAGAGGTGGCCCAAAATCAAAAATGAAATGCtaaatatattaatgtttccTTATATTGTTGTgaaagtgttttggtaaaaacATTTGGATGGTCCATCGTTAACACCCTATAGATGCTTAACTGACAACTGAACGTTCTTTGTACATGTGATAGATAGAATTAGAAATATTGATCCAAAGTGCAGTAAAGACAATATAAAGTATGCCATCTAAAATTCTTGGTATTTTCCAGACAAATGTGGCCTGTGCAGAAAGTTACTGCTTTGACaaggtttatgtttatgtttattaacTAAATAAAGGTATAGTGTGGAATGTGTGGAAGTATGGAGTACCTGCTGGATGCACGTCTGCTGTAGAATCACAGGTGCTGACAGAATGTTTGTGATGAATGTTGAATCCTTTACTGCATTAAGAAGCTCAGTAGAAGGCATTTTGGAGATGATTGCAGAAGGAAGGCCTCCAATGAGTGTGCCCAGTTGCACCAGGGACGAACCAACGCTAAACTGTTAAATAGTTGAGAACAGTCACATCACAGACTTGTCAGCAATGTCAAGTGAACTTTTAAATTAGTCTCTGTGTTGCATTTGTTGTAAACACTGAACAATCTTGTTTAAGTTGAATCATGtgttatcttggtaacagaaaacacaggagctccactgactgattacaacctagacagacgtcaacagtcagacgttcatcgctatctcggtaacacaggtgcGCTGAGTTTACACCCCCACTTAATACACACATGAACAAAGAGCACCACAAACTCAACtattaacatcaacaataaacagaatagtaaataaaatcaacACAAATTAAGTAGTTGATAAGTAATAAAATAGACTGATATTAATCTTGAATCTTAgagtttgtatttattaaaaccaaAACTACTCCTGgattccaaacaaaaaaaattaacaacaacaaaacagtactgtagtgtagtgtgccATGTACACTCACATTAAAGCCTGCACTAGTGATCATCTTGACGAGGGCTTTGGCCTGACCTGGGCCCCAGCCTGTGACATTGCTGAGTGATGACAGGCTGTTTTTGATGACATTGACATCAACAGTGGTTATCTGACTCACACTCAATCCAACGACCTGCTTGCCAAGTTTCTCAATGAAGCCTGAGGTGAAATTAGTGACCTTTGACACAAGAACTGCTGCCACCTGAGAGAAGAAGAAAATTgtaaaattttcaacaaaatctgaaactaaacatgtaaaagaaaaaacaactggCCAATGTGACTAATTACCTCTGGATTGGTATCTGAGCAGAAGTTGTTAATGTTTGTCAAGAATGTCTGGATGGCATTAGATCCAGAAGACACAAATGCAGAGCCAGGAACTCCACACAAGAGTACTGGTGGCAAGcttaaaagacaggaacaagagaCATTTCTGAATATTAACACAAACAAACTAATATGCACATAAGTCGTATTTCTAGTGTACACATGACTAGTTTCTATGTGTGTCTATTTGAAGATTGAAAATAGGATACAGTGTGAATTGTGTTATCTAAGGCTAAGATTTTTGAAATAACTCAAGTTTAGGAGGAATACCACACCCATCTTCTCCCCTCTATTACCAACAATCCTATAAAAAACCTCTCCTTCACTTCCTTCTGATGAAAGTCACAAAGACAGAGCCTTTCCTCCATTCATTTGCAGTTGCATAGACTCTGAAGCCAGGATCTTGACACTGCTTCCTACCCACCTGACCAGAACTCCCTCTCTCCAGCTCCTCTGTCCACTCCAATGCAAAGGTAGGTCATTACTGTCCCTGCTACATCCATTAGTGTGATGTTGTCCAGGCAACCTCAATGTCAGCCCCAATCTCTTCCTCCTAAATCTACCAAACTCCCCTTCCCCTCCAACCTACCCGACTCCCCTTCCCCTTGATATTCCCTAACTCCCTATCCCATCGACCTTCCCTGACTCCCCTTCCCATCAACCTTCCCTGACTCCCCTTCCCATCAACCTTCCCTGACTCCCCTTCCCATCAACCTTCCCCGACTGCCATTTCCCTTAATCTTCCTTGTCTCCCCTTTCCCTCGACCTGCCCTGACTCCCCTTCCCATCAACCTTCCTAAACTCCCCTTCCCCCTCAAATTCCCCCGACTCCCCTTCCCATCGACCTTCCTCGACTGCCCTTCCCCTTAATCTTTCCCGACTCTCCTTCCCCTCAACCTTCCCAGACTCCCCTTTCCCGCGATCTCCCTGACCTCGCCAACTCCCCATTCCCTTCAATCTACCAGACTCCCCTTGCCCTCCAATCTCCAATCTACCCTCTCCCCTTCCACTCCAATCTACCTGACTCGCCTTCCCCTCGATCTTCCCCATCTTCCCTTCCCCCAGACCTCCCCTGACTCCCTTTTCCCTCGACCTTCCCGCCTCCTCTTCCCTTTGATCACCCCGATCTCCCTGACCTCCCCGACTCCCCTTCCCCTTCGATCTACGCGACTCCCCTTCCACCTCGATCTTCCCCAACTCACCTTTCCCTCGACCTTCCCCAATTCCTCTTTCACTTGATCTCCCCAACCTCACCTTCTCCCAGACCTCCCCTGACTCCCCTTTCCCTCGACCTTCCCCAATTCCTCTTTCACTTGATCTCCGCCACCTCACCTTCCCCCAGACCTCCCCTGACTCCTTTCCCTCGACCTTCCCCAATTCCTCTTTCACTTGATCTCCCCCACCTCACCTTCCCCCAGACCTCCCCTGACTCCCCTTTCCTTTGATCACCCCGATCTACCTGACCTCCCCGACTCCCCTTCCCCTCCAATCTATGCGACTCCCCTTCCACCTCGATCTTCCCCAACTCCCCTTTCCCTCGACCTTCCCCAATTCCTCTTTCACTTGATCTCCCCCACCTCACCTTCCCCCAGACCTCCCCTGACTCCCCTTTCCCTCGACCTTCCCCAATTCCTCTTTCACTTGATCTCCCCCACCTCACCTTCCCCCAGACCTCCCCTGACTCCCCTTTCCTTTGATCACCCCGATCTACCTGACCTCCCCGACTCCCCTTCCCCTCCAATCTATGCGACTCCCCTTCCACCTCGATCTTCCCCAACTCCCCTTTCCCTCGACCTTCCCCAATTCCTCTTTCACTTGATCTCCCCCACCTCACCTTCCCCCAGACCTCCCCTGACTCCCCTTTCCCTCGACCTTCCCCGCCTCCCCTTCCCTTTGATCACCCCGATCTACCTGACCTCCCCgactcctcttcttcttcttctcctcttcctcctcttaaTCTCCTCGAATCCCCTTCCCTCCAATCACCCCGAATCCCCTTCCCCACAATCTCCCCGAATCCCCTTCCCCACAATCTCCCCGAATTCCCTTCCCCTCGATCTTCCCGAATACCCTTCCCCTTGATCTTCCCGAACACCCTTCCCCTTGATCTTCCCGAACACCCTTCCCCTCGATATCCCTGACACCTCTTCACCTTGATCTACCCAACTTGACTCCCCTTCTACTTGATCTCCCCGAATAGTCTTCCCCCGATATCCCTGACTCCTCTTCACCTTGATCTACCCAACTCGACTCCCCTTCCCCTCGATATCCCCAACTCCACTTCCCCTCCAATCTACCCGACTCCCCTTCCCCTCCAATCTATCCGACTCCACTTCCCCTCCAATCTACCAAACTCCCTTTTCCCTCAATCTCCCGGACTCTCCTTCCCCTCGATCTTCCCAACTCCCCTTTCCCTCAATCTCTCAGACTCCATTTCCCCGCAAACTCGACTCCCCCTCCCATCGATCTACCCGACTGCCCTTCCACTTGATCTCCCGTATCCTCTTCCCCTCAATCTCTCAGACTCCATTTCCCGCAATCTCCCCAAATCCACTTTCCCTCAATCTACCTGACTCCTCTTCCTCTCAATTTTAACTGTTCTCCCTCTTCCCCTCGATCTCCAAGACTCCCATTCCCCTCGATCTCCATAACTCTGACTCCCCCTCCCAACAATCTACCAAACTTCCCTTCCCCTTAATCTAATTTCCCCAACTCCCCTTCCTCTCAATCTACCCGACTCCTCTTCCACTTGATTTCCCAGACTACCATTTCTATCAATCTTCGCAACTCTGACTCTTCTTCCACTCCAATCTACCCGAATTCTCCATTCTCAAAGGTGCGGATGTTGCCCATTTTTACAAATGCCCCACTATTCTGGCGGCTCATCCCGCTCCTAATAATGCTTTAACTGGCAGTAATTGTCCTATGTGACCCACTGAAATTCACACTTCAAAGTTCCTCGTTGTTTCTGGGTTCACTCTCtgcactctctctgtatctccagGGTTAAAGATGTCTAAGTAGGAGATGAAATATTCAATGTGGAGCATGTAATGTATTACCTGGAGAGGTTGAAGGAAGGATTCAGGATGAATAGCTGGGAGCTGAAGTATTTGGTGACGCTGGCTGTAATtgctgtgttgttaaacagcTGGAGATTGAAAATGTTTTCCAGGAACGTATTCATCTACAGAACACAATTAAACAAGCTCAATCACCTGGAAGAACAGAATGTTTGTGTACGTACTCCCTAAATATATTAGCTTGTATATGTGTATGAGTGTTACCTTGCTTTCTGACACATAGGACTGGAGGTCAGTgagggtgatgaaggtgatgaagaaTCCAATGTTGTCAGCAAACCAGGCAGTGGAGTTCAGAAGGGGATCAGAGGAGTTATAACAGCGTGGAGATCCATCTACAAGATACAGATATGCTCACATACATAAACCACAGAAACAGGTTTATATATAAACTTAATAAATGTGTAGAGACTCCAGAGTACAGATGAacatacagagggagagatagaaagagataaatGTAGCTGTGCTTACCACTGCTTTTCAGATAAGACTTCATAGAGCTGTAGACATCAGCTGGGGTGAAATCAGTGCTTGTGAAATTATAGTTGTTCCCCAGAAATGAAACCCTGTTCAGAATAATAATACAATGTTATTTTAAGATCACAGAAAGATGTAATTTTTAACGATGATAGCATGATTTAACACCACACCAAACAGAGACTCACAGTTTCCTGTAGGACAGGCAGGAGGCGTTGCTGAGTTGAGTGGAGTtgatgagctgagagctgaggaaGGGCAGGTACTGACCCAGTCTGACATTAAACCACTGATCCACCTCATCCTGAGACGACGCACTGAGAGCACGAGACCAAACACATGCCAACGTCTGCCTGCCCACAGCTGCAGATACAACTGGCTCCTGCACAGAGATCCAGAGGGAGGAacgaagagatagagagaggaatggagagaaCAGAGAGCTTTAAATATGGATTACTGCATTAAATACATCTGAAAGAGTCAAACTGAGGGAGAAACAGCAGGACTGAATGAATGAAGAAGACTGAGAGTAAAGGTAGAGGGAGAAAGGGGGATGAACACAGGTGTACCTTCTCCAGGTACTGGTTGGTCCTGTTGTAGTTGTTGAGGAACGTGCAGAGATCTGACCCGTTACCGACTGTGTTCGTCCCATTCAGAATCTGGCTCAGTTCTCCTGGAGAGATGGAGTCCAACAGCTACAGAACAGAGAGAAGAAACACAGttactatagagagagagataaaccagCACTACTGGACTGACTGGGTTTCTCATGGACTGGTCAGTAACAGTGCTACTGGACTGACTGGGTTAACATGGATTACTCATGGACTGGTCAGTAACAGTGCTACTGGACTGACTGGATTACTCATGGACTGGTTAGTAACAGTGCTACTGGTCTGACTGGGTTACTCATGGACTGGTCAGTAACAGTGCTACTGGATGGCTGTTGGCTGTATTAAAGACTGGATCATTGACTGTGTGTCTGGTTGAATCTGAAACTTTTTCCTCTCAGGTTTAAAGTCAGCAGTACCTCTTTCTGTCGGCTGGCCGGGATGATGGACAGAACTCCACTCAGGTCAGGAAACCCAAAACTGAGGAAGAAGCTCTTGAGGAAGACAAAGAAGCTCCCGCCACTATAGCAACGCAGACCATTCGGTTCTGTAGAGCAAAAATAGCAAAGAATAGTCATTAACTTAAgcatatagatttatttattagtgtttGTGTTGTATGAGAGCATGTGCATAGTACCAGCAAAGAGCTGCTGAATGTTGTTGCGGATCTGAACCTGTGTG
Protein-coding sequences here:
- the LOC103027555 gene encoding uncharacterized protein LOC103027555; this translates as MRGRTMSSRALILCVLCIGTTTVAATNATKLCQGVVSSPLETQLQSGNVSAVICNFNISEFACLSSTNFTNLTSGDLATLLTCKLPSSALYSKEIWVLFLKKFATSLDAVLDNFSNVTLNITGSKSNILDAIGEVMFSNFNTTDLANASLITKWFQSRLRPFLSSVSTDFLGSLGAKNFSCQTFQIVMEVFSTQEMAMMEEQKWSVVRNFTYPFLLAQQTQGQSCVQSLSNDSDWLAKNFGKFSKFASLSDFISLKSDFNGLNATEVLTPSQLAELCSEPSRLRGPQDVNRVMAAINPNQFASFFNQLSPNIQKNESRYSSDLKKAFLQNILQRGGLSSAPLNDSEVLQWVNVLLSPFLSSLSSADVTPYFNIIRNQTCNTSQIAISKLDSLRSAFSNDTQVQIRNNIQQLFAEPNGLRCYSGGSFFVFLKSFFLSFGFPDLSGVLSIIPASRQKELLDSISPGELSQILNGTNTVGNGSDLCTFLNNYNRTNQYLEKEPVVSAAVGRQTLACVWSRALSASSQDEVDQWFNVRLGQYLPFLSSQLINSTQLSNASCLSYRKLVSFLGNNYNFTSTDFTPADVYSSMKSYLKSSDGSPRCYNSSDPLLNSTAWFADNIGFFITFITLTDLQSYVSESKMNTFLENIFNLQLFNNTAITASVTKYFSSQLFILNPSFNLSSLPPVLLCGVPGSAFVSSGSNAIQTFLTNINNFCSDTNPEVAAVLVSKVTNFTSGFIEKLGKQVVGLSVSQITTVDVNVIKNSLSSLSNVTGWGPGQAKALVKMITSAGFNFSVGSSLVQLGTLIGGLPSAIISKMPSTELLNAVKDSTFITNILSAPVILQQTCIQQIVSADPLKILDNVPDKLASYIPSVLLTSFSSLNVQLLNKKIWRPEQAVLFMSQVASSFGNLEDLSESVLQGFTASSIKTLSVQKIKQLVKACRPRSGRSKVVLKESQLTLMYNMIKDDTSLAFADLPSDMLLYYNYDKVQTGSCRSYFSALGSADFSVLSSVLNKQSVLFSNAQNCLGISGYKLTKDQVGVLGNMICTLDAAYIQNSDPSILEYLKNCTDLSSAQVTAVQKLLTSGSTSYGIPSVWTQQTLEQLGGLSLYLKQDFWASFGTSLKKRFLKYYMPILRTQKVSVEKMRLFFTAFTYKRVAREATRAGCTVGNITAVTIADDSFPIDYDSAQFDACLDSSFLTYNLAGLTQKVLDTSLQTIILNKLKQLYPSGLPESEVQLLGSTSRMASAADISQWNITTTDTLSSLLDSTYGVWTSDQSKAVIMRYLGVTGNTLGTAELNIIGSSVCSLDVSVLKSITADSLKSANALNLTNCSVDQKTTLYTIANSSFNSQRSVSSTFYQLISSYLGGAPLADIQTLSSMNISMDIATFRSLKTAVLEALSVGTVRDLLGLNLPDLKLFENSTEVQTWVAQQTKADLATLGLGLVGGKDTVATASATVTTQTVAAHGPGVVHGVSGPWFFTMFVGLLMITLQILQ